From Pararhizobium sp. A13:
GATACTTCGCACCAGGCGATCACCCAGTATGTCGACGGCGTCCGGCATTTCGAGGTGATGGAAGACGAATGCGTCGGCTGCAATCTCTGCGTCAACGTCTGTCCCGTGCAGGACTGCATCACCATGGTCGGCCTTGAGCCGGGCACGCTCGACGAGCGCACCGGCAAGGTCGTCGATGCGAACTACGCCAACTGGACGACCCACCCGAACAACCCGATGGCCCGCCAGGCCGCGGAATAAGGGGCTTTTTTTTTGAATGCTCATCGACCGCCTCGACGCAAACCGAGGCGGTCGATTGTCATTGATTGACGCCGCAAACCTGTTATGGAACGGTCGCTGCGATCTACTGCAGCGCCCCAAAACAGGAGGCGACCATGTCACACAAAACCTTCCACGACGTGAGCTTTTGAGGTCACGTCCAAGCGACGCAAGTCTTTCCCTTCAGAAACCAACGTCAAGACCGGCAACCGGTTCGTTCACGGCGACGTCGAACTGATCGAGAAACTCGGCCGCAACGATCCCTGCCCCTGCGCTTCGCGGAGGCGGTTTCAAGAACTGCTGCCTGAAATCCGGCCGTTATGACGGCATCGAGCGGGACCACTACTTTTAGAGATAGGAACTGAACGACACGTGCAGGCGCTCGGCTGAAATTCGGGCGTCTGCGGTCCGGGTTTGGAAAAGCATCTCATTTTTCGCCGCCAAACGAGACAAACGACGCTCGCGATAACGGATTGGACACGAAATTGCGACGCAGCGTCCACAAAACGTGCGTTGCCCCTTGCCGCGAACTCGTCAATAAGAGGCCAAAGCAATATGCGGCGCTTCGCCGCCAACTCCGGATGTCTGTTTGAAGGTCGCCTCATCTAGAACGCGCAAAAGGCTGCATCTGCTGACAGGCGCTTGCCTGGGATTGTTCCTGCTGACCCATTTTTCCAATCACGCCCTCGGCCTCGTTTCGGTCGAGGCGATGGAAAAAATGCGTTGGGGTTTCAACCTGTTCTGGCGGAGCTGGCCCGGCACGATTCTGCTTTACGGGTCGCTGCTTGTCCATTTCCTGCTGGCGCTCGAAAGCCTGTACCGCCGGCAAACCTTGCGCATGCCTGTCCGCGAGGCGCTGAAGATCATCTTCGGGCTTTCGTTTCCCTTCCTCATCGTCGGCCATGTGGTCAGCACCCGCGTCGAATGGATGCTGACGGGCTCTGGCGACGGCTACTACGAGATGCTGCCGATACTCTGGTCGAGCACTTTTGCCGCCACACGGCAATCGCTTGCCCTCGTTCTCGCCTGGTCGCATGGCTGCCTCGGCGCATGGTTCTGGATGCGCGGTCGCAGCTGGTATCCACGTTATTTCCTGTTTTTCTATTCCTTCGCTGTCCTCGTTCCGCTGCTGGCGCTGCTCGGTTTCGCCGTCGCGGCACGGTCACTGGAGGGCGCGCTGCCGTCCGATGCATGGTTCATGGTGCACCGCACTCAGCCGGAAATCCTCGGACAAATCCGGCTCTCCATCATTGCTGGCCTGTTGGCAATGATTGGCGGAACGCTGATCCTGCGTGCAATTCCGGTGCGGGGAAAGGTCAAGATCACCTATCCCGACCGCGCCATCTCGGTCGCGAAGGGCTTTAGCGTGCTTGAGGCGAGCCGCGCCGCAGGCATACCGCATATCTCGATCTGCGGCGGCCGCGGCCGCTGCTCGACCTGTCGCGTGAGGGTAACCGAGGGCCTGGATCGGCTGCCGCCGCCAAACGAGGCCGAGAGGGCAACGCTCACGCGTATCCGCGCGCCCGACGATGTCCGCCTCGCCTGCCAGCTGCGGCCGAACCACAACCTGTCGATCGCGCCCATTCTCGGAGCCGACAATATCGGCCTCAAGGCACAGCCAAGCGAGCAGGAAGCAGCCGGACGTGAGCGCCGCATTGCCGTGCTGTTCTGCGACCTGCGCGACTTCACCCTGCTTGCCCAGAAGCAATTGCCGTTCGATACCGTCTTCCTGCTCAACCGCTATTTCGAAACCATCGGCGAGGCTGTCGAAGGATCGGGCGGCGTGATCGACAAGTTCATTGGTGACGGCGCGCTGGCGATCTTCGGGCTGAGCAACAACATCGAGGAAGCCTGCGCCCAGGCACTGGCCGCGACCGTTCGCATCGCCAGCGGCGTCGATGTGCTCAACCGCAGTTTCATGAGCGAACTGGACAAGCCGCTGCGCGTCGCCATGGGCATGCACGCCGGACCCGCGATCATCGGTCAGATCGGCTATGGCAAGGCCTCGTCGCTGACCGCGGTCGGCGACACCATCAACGCCGCGAGCCGACTGGAAGGGTTTGCCAAGGAATACGATGCGCAGTTGGCCGTTTCCGCCGACGTCGTGCGCTATGCCGGGCTCACGGTCGATGACCGCGAGAGCTACAACATCTCCATTCGCGGCCGCGCGGGCACACTCGAAACGCTGATTGTCCAGAATGCGGCGGAGATCGAAGTCATGATGGAGGCCGGGAAGCGCCAGAGAGAGACACAGAACTGACGAGGGTCAGGACACCACCGGTTGCGGCGCGAGCGCTGGCGGCAGTTAAGCGCTCCCCTCCTTGATTTCCAGGCCGCTCACGAACAACTGCTCGAGAAACCGTGCGGCGTCTTCAAATCGTCCGTCGCCTGAGCGCTCCTCCCCAAGCACGCCGCGCACCTGCACATCGAAATCGGCATAATGCTGTGTCGTCGACCAGATGGCAAAGATCAGGTGGTAGGGATCACATTTGGCGATCTTTCCGGCCTTTGCCCAGGCCTGGATGACCTCCACCTTCTCATCCACCAGCGTCTTCAATGGCCCCTTCAACTCGTCCTCGATATGCGGCGCACCCTGGAGGATTTCGTTTGCGAACAGCCTGCTCTCGCGCGGAAAGTCGCGGGCCATTTCCAGCTTGCGGCGGATGTAGCTGCGAATCTCGGAGACCGGATTTCCCTCGGCATCGAACTCGCGCAGCGGATCGAGCCAGCTGTCGAGCACCCGGTCGATCAGTGCCCGGTGCATCGCTTCCTTGGTGCGGAAATAATAGAGCAGGTTCGGCTTCGACATGCCCGCCACATCGGCGATCTGATCGATGGTGCTGCCGCGAAAGCCGTGGGTGGCGAACACGTCCAGCGCCGCCTCCAGAATCAGTTCTTCCTTCTCCTCCTGGATGCGGGTTCGCCTTTGTGTTCGGGCTGCCCTCGGAAGTACCATGTTTCCCCCTGTCTTCTCACCAATCGCCGCCTGCGCGCGGCTTGAAAACGCCCGAAAACCGCTTGATCTAAAAATTCGGACGGCAATTCCGTTTTTTCTGTTTTTCGTCTTGAGTGCGGCAACGGAAGTTGTAATGTTTTACCAACCGGTCAAATTATCAGTCAGTTCAATATCAAACGCAACGGCTGATCGCAGGGCAATCGAAAAAACCAGATGGCCCCGATTCGACCGACGGGAACAAGGGGATGCGCGCGCCACGTGCCTCCCGCAAAAAATGAGGAGAGCCGCCATGGTAGCAGCACCGGGCGAGAACATGCGTGTCAATGCGGACCGTCTTTGGGATTCGCTGATGGACATGGCGAAGATCGGCCCCGGCATTGCCGGCGGCAACAACCGCCAGACGCTGACGGACGAAGACGGCGAAGGCCGCAAGCTCTTTCGGACCTGGTGCGAAGACGCCGGCTTGACCATCGGCGTCGACAGGATGGGCACGATGTTTGCCACCCGTCCCGGCACCGATCCTGACGCCCTGCCTGTCTATGTCGGCTCCCATCTCGACACGCAGCCGACCGGCGGCAAATATGACGGCGTGCTTGGCGTGCTCGGCGCGCTCGAAGTCGTCCGCACAATGAACGATCTCGGCATCAAGACGAAGCACCCGATCGTCGTCACCAACTGGACCAACGAGGAAGGCGCGCGTTTTGCCCCCGCCATGCTTGCCTCCGGCGTTTTTGCCGGTGTCCATACGCTCGACTACGCCTATGACCGCAAGGACCCGGACGGCAAGACCTTCGGCGACGAGTTGAAGCGCATCGGCTGGCTGGGTGACGAAGAGGTCGGCGCGCGCAAGATGCACGCCTATTTCGAATATCATATCGAGCAGGGTCCGATCCTCGAAGCCGAGGAAAAGACCATCGGCGTCGTCACCCACTGTCAGGGCCTCTGGTGGCTGGAATTCACGCTGACGGGGCGCGAAGCGCATACCGGCTCGACACCGATGAACATGCGCGTCAACGCCGGCCTTGCCATGGCGCGCATCATCGAAATGGTTCAGGCTGTCGCTATGGAAAACCAGCCGGGCGCCGTCGGCGGGGTCGGCCAGGTGTTCTTCTCGCCCAACTCCCGCAACGTGCTGCCCGGCAAGGTCGTTTTCACCGTCGATATCCGCTCGCCGGACAAGGCGAAACTCGACCGCATGCGTGCGAAAATCGAGGCAGAGGCGCCGAAGATCACCGAGCCTCTTGGTGTCGGCTGTTCCATCGAGGCGATCGGCCATTTCGCGCCGGTCACCTTTGATCCGACGCTCGTCACGGCGGTACGCACCGCCGCCGAAAAGCTCGGCTACAGCCACATGAACCTCATCTCCGGCGCCGGCCACGATGCCTGCTGGGCCGCCAAGGTCGCGCCCGCCACCATGGTCATGTGCCCCTGCGTCGGCGGCCTTAGCCACAACGAGGCGGAAGACATCTCGAAGGAATGGGCATCGGCCGGCTGCGATGTGTTGTTCCATGCGGTCGTCGAGACGGCGGGGATTGTGGAGTGAAGGATGCTCATGTTCGCAAGACACCTCGACGCACTGGAGTTCGTGCTGCTGCTAGGCGTGATTCCGGCGATGGCCATCTGGTTCATCATCGCTTTCCGCGCCGCGGTCAGAGCGGACACTGCAACAGTCGGACCACGGACCTGAGGAGAAAATGTGAAATCTAAGGCCCAGGAATGACTGAGTTGTACCCGATGGATCAAAGCCTGACCATTGAGCTGTCGCTGGCGGAGACACTAGTTCTGTCAGATTGTCTTGATCGGTTGACGCGGCAAGAAAGTCTGACTTCGTTGATAGACAAGCCCGAGCAGATCGCGCTTTGGTCGCTCGATTGCGCATTGGAGAAGATCAATCCGATCATCTTCGATGCCGACTAACCCAAACACCTTCAGGAAGCGAAATCGCGTATTACGAGAGGTACAGACGAATGAGCACAGTCATCAAGGGTGGAACGATCGTCACCGCCGACCTCACCTACAAGGCCGACGTCAAGGTGGATGGTGGCAAGATCGTCGAAATCGGGCCGAATCTCTCCGGCGACGAGACGCTGGACGCCACGGGCTGTTATGTCATGCCGGGCGGCATCGATCCGCACACCCATCTCGAAATGCCCTTCATGGGCACCTATTCCTCCGACGATTTCGAAAGCGGCACGCGCGCGGCCCTCTCCGGCGGCACGACCATGGTCGTCGATTTCGCGCTCCCCTCGCCCGGCCAATCGCTGCTCGAAGCGCTGACCATGTGGGACAACAAGACCTCGCGGGCCAATTGCGACTTCTCCTTCCACATGGCGATCACCTGGTGGAGCGAGCAGGTGTTCAACGAGATGGAGACGATCGTCAAGGACAAGGGCATCAACACCTTCAAGCACTTCATGGCCTACAAGGGTGCGCTGATGGTGGATGATGACGAGATGTTTTCCTCCTTCCAGCGCTGCGCCGCCCTCGGCGCTCTGCCGCTCGTCCATGCCGAAAACGGCGACGTCGTCGCACAAATGCAGGCAAAGCTGCTCGCCGCTGGCAATAACGGCCCTGAGGCGCATGCCTATTCCCGCCCCGCCGAAGTCGAAGGCGAGGCCACCAACCGGGCGATCATGATCGCAGACATGGCCGGCGCACCGGTCTATATCGTGCACACCTCCTGCGAGCAGGCGCACGAAGCCATCCGCCGCGCGCGCCAAAAGGGCATGCGCGTCTATGGCGAACCGCTGATCCAGCATCTGACGCTCGACGAGAGCGAATATGCCAATCCCGATTGGGACCACGCCGCCCGTCGCGTCATGTCGCCCCCCTTCCGCAACAAGCAGCATCAGGACTCGCTCTGGGCCGGCCTTGCCGCAGGCTCCCTACAGGTGGTCGCGACCGATCACTGCGCCTTCACAACAACACAAAAGCGCTTCGGCATCGACGATTTCACCAAGATCCCGAACGGCACCGGCGGGCTTGAAGACCGCATGCCGATGCTCTGGACCCATGGCGTCGCCACCGGTCGTATCACCATGAATGAGTTCGTCGCCGTCACCTCGACGAACATCGCCAAGATCCTCAACATGTACCCGAAAAAGGGTGCGATCCTGGTCGGTACCGATGCCGACATCGTCGTCTGGGACCCGAAGCGTTCGAAGACGATCTCGGCCGCCAGCCAGCAATCGTCGATCGACTACAATGTCTTCGAGGGTAAACAGGTGACCGGCCTGCCGCGCTACACCCTGACCGGCGGCGTGGTGGCGATCGAGGAATCGACGATCAAGACCCGCGAAGGCCAGGGCAAGTTCATCGGCCGTGAACCCTTTACCGCCGTCAACAAGGCGCTTTCTACGTGGAAGGAAATCACCGCACCGCGCAAAGTCCAGCGCACCGGCATTCCGGCAAGTGGCGTATAACGAATCCACATGTCGGATCAGCCGCTTAACACCCCCCTCTGTCGCTTCGCGACATCTCCCCCTCAAGGGGGGAGATCGGGAGGCTGCGGCACGCCTATCCCCCAACCATCAGACAAAGCGCGCGCGGCCGACTGTTCATCCCTGCACGTAGTCCGCGTGAGGTTGATCCGTCACACCCGGCCAATCTCCCCCCTTGAGGGGGAGATGTCACGAAGTGATAGAGGGGGGTATCGCCGCAGCCGCATCAGCCGCCATATTTCAAGCCGGAACCACCCCGTCCAATTCCGGCAAAAGCACGACGCTCTCCTGCTCCTTCGGATCTGTCCGCGCAATGACCGCCGAACAGGGCTGGTCCGACAGATTGGCCGGCAGATGCGGAACGCCGGCCGGGATGTAGAACATCTCGCCGGCGCGCACGATGGCGTGGTGTTCCAGCCGGTCGCCGTACCAGGTGTGCGCCTCTCCCGACAGCACGTAGATCGCCGTCTCGTGGCTTTCGTGCAGATGAGCCTTGGCCCGGCCGCCCGGCGGGATCGTCAGAAGATGCATGCAGATGCCGGTCGAACCGACCGCTTCGGCGGAAATGCCTTCGAAATAGTTGAGCCCCTGCTTGCCGTCATAGGTCTGACCGGGGCGGACGATCCGGCAGGTCGGTCTTGATGATTGCAACATATCCACATCTCCCGAGCAGCAACATCGCGCGCAGCATACCTCATTCGAAAAATATGAAGTACGACTATCGAAGGCAGACAGCCGAATGACGACACAGCAAATTTCCAGGCAATGGCATTCAGGACGGAGCGCACCGGATCCAATGACAATCACACCAGCATCCGTCGTCTCGGCCCGTAATCTCGGCCTAACCTTCGAGACCAATGACGGCCCCGTCAATGCGCTGACCGGCGTCAATCTCGACGTCAACAAGGGCGATTTCGTCTCCTTCATCGGCCCCTCGGGCTGCGGCAAGACGACCTTCCTGCGCGTCATCGCCGATCTGGAAAAGCCGACGTCCGGCACGATCACCGTCAACGGCACGACACCGGAAGACGCCCGCAAGAACCGCTCCTACGGTTACGTCTTCCAGGCGGCTGCCCTTTATCCCTGGCGTACCATCGAAAAGAACATCGCCCTGCCGCTCGAAATCATGGGTTATAGTGCCGCGGACCAGAAAGCCAGGATCGAGCGCACGCTGGATCTCGTCAATCTGACAGGCTTCGGCAAGAAGTTCCCCTGGCAGCTTTCCGGCGGCATGCAACAGCGCGCTTCGATCGCCCGCGCGCTCGCGTTTGATGCCGACCTGCTGTTGATGGACGAACCTTTCGGCGCGCTGGACGAAATCGTCCGCGATCATCTGAACGAGCAATTGCTGAAGCTCTGGGACCGCACGAACAAGACCATCTGTTTCGTCACCCACTCCATTCCCGAAGCCGTCTATCTTTCCACCAAGATCGTTGTCATGAGCCCCCGCCCCGGCCGCGTCACCGACGTCATCGAGTCCACCCTTCCCAAGGAGCGCCCGCTCGATATCCGCGAAACGCCGGAGTTTCTGGAGATCGCCAGCCGGGTGCGCGAAGGCTTGAGAGCGGGGCATAGTTATGACGAGTAGAATTTCGGCTTTTGCGGCAAAGACCCCTCCCCAACCCCTCCCCACAAGGGGGAGGGGTTTGACCGAGCCAGCCTTCCTCTTCCAGCATCCCGCAACAGACAAGGCTGCTGTAGCCACTACCCGTTGGAATACGACATCGAGCTATGTCCACGCGCGTCATTCACCGAATTGCGTTTCTGGCGCAGCGGGCGCCGCGGGTCTTCCCCTCCCCCTTGTGGGGAGGGTGGTGAGCGAAGCGAACCGGGAGGGGTCTTTCTTGCCTCACTCGAATATCGACCCAAGGACCCGAACCAGGGCAAAGAAGCTTCGCACCGAACTGACCGAGGCCGAAGCGGCGATGTGGAACATGCTGCGAGACTTTCGCGCGCGCGGCGCGCGTTTCAGGCGGGAAACGCCAATTGGACCGTATATCGCGGATTTCGCCTGGCTATCCGCTCGCATCGTCGTCGAGGTAGACGGCGATAGCCACGAGACCTTGTCCGGAAGAAAGCATGATATCCGCCGCGACAATTTCCTGAAAAGCCAGGGTTTTACTGTCCATCGTTTCGACAATGCTCAAGTGATCGACGGCCCGGAATTCGTTTTCCTGACGATCGAGCAAGCGATCGCGGGCTCGCTGAAGAAGGAGCCGAGCCAATGAACCCCTCCTTCATCCTCTGGCTCGCCGCCTCCATGGCCATATTCCTCAGCGCCGCGACGGCCTCGCGCTACTATGTCGCCAGCAACAACATCCTCATCCTGCTCTTCTCCCTTGGTCTTTATTGCATCGGCAACCTCATGATGGTGCGGTTGATGCGCGAAGGCGGGCTGGGGCTTGCCATTTCCGCGTCTGCCATCGCCCAACTTCTCTTGGTCAATCTCATTGCCTTTGCCATGTTCGGCGAGCGGCTGACGCTTTCGCAGATGGCCGGCGTCGCCCTCGGCGTCGTTTCCATGGCGCTGATGCTGCTGCCGTCGAGCGGGAAGGCTTGAACATGGAGAAGCCCAACTTTTTCAACGACAGGATCATGCCGGTGGGGGCCATCCTGCTTGCCCTGCTGGTCGTCTGGTATATCGCCGTCATCTTCCTCAATGCGCCGTTCGAGCGCGATACCGCCGCACGCGCCGGAACACCGATCACCTTCTCGGAAATCCTGCCGAAAACGATGTTCCAGCAACGGCCTGTTCTCCCCGCCCCCCATCAGGTGATCGCAGAAATCTGGGACACGACCGTCAACAAGCCGATCACGTCGAAGCGCAGCCTCGTCTACCACGCCTGGATCACACTGTCGGCGACGCTGCTCGGCTTCGGCATCGGCACCCTGCTCGGCATTCTTCTCGCTGTCGGCATCGTCCACAACCGGGCGATGGATCGCTCGCTGATGCCCTGGGTCATCGCCAGCCAGACCATTCCCATCCTTGCTATCGCACCGATGATCATCGTCGTGCTGAATGCGGTCGGCATTGCCGGTCTGTTGCCGAAGGCGCTGATCTCCACCTATCTCAGCTTCTTCCCGATCGTCGTCGGCATGGTGAAGGGGCTTCGAAGCCCCGAACAGATCCAGCTCGACCTGATGCATACCTACTACGCGAGTCCGTCCCAGACATTCTGGAAGCTGCGCTGGCCGGCGTCCATGCCCTATCTGTTCACCTCGCTGAAGGTCGCCATCGCCATTTCGCTCGTCGGCGCGATCGTCGGCGAACTGCCGACGGGTGCCGTATCCGGCCTCGGTGCCCGCCTGCTTGCCGGCTCCTATTATGGCCAGACCGTACAGATCTGGTCGGCGCTGTTCATGGCGGCGGCCCTGGCTGCAACGCTGGTGATCATCGTTGGCCTTGCCCACACCGCCGTCCTCAAGCGCATGGGGATCAAGCCATGAATTCCGGTCTTCTCATCGGCGCCCTCGCCTTCTGGCTCGTTGCCTGGGCCATCAACGAATGGCTCGTTCGCCGGAAGTTTGCAAATCGAACCGCAGCGCGGGCCGCAAGGCTCGCCGTGCCGCTGATTTTCGGCATCACCATTCTCGTGCTCTGGGAAGGCCTCGTGCGCGGGCTGAACGTACCCTCCGTTCTGCTGCCGCCGCCATCGATGATCTGGGCGCGGCTGATCAACTCGCTGCCGACGCTCTGGGCCGATTTCCGCCAGACGTTCCTGAAGGCCGTTATCACCGGCTATGCACTCGGCTGCGGCCTCGGCTTCCTCGTTGCGATTACCATCGACCGTTCGCCTTTCCTGCAAAAGGGCCTGCTGCCGCTTGGCAATTTCGTTTCCGCCCTGCCCGTCATCGGCGTTGCGCCAATCATGGTCATGTGGTTCGGTTTCGACTGGCAGTCGAAGGTGGCGGTCGTTGTGATCATGACCTTCTTCCCCATGCTGGTGAATACCGTGTCCGGGCTTGCGGCGACGAGTTCGATGGAGCGGGACCTCATGCGCACCTATGCGGCAAGCTGGTTCCAGAGATTGATCAAGCTTCGGCTGCCGGCGGCATGGCCTTTCATCTTCAATGCGCTCAAGATCAATTCCACGCTCGCGCTGATCGGTGCCATCGTCGCCGAATTCTTCGGCACCCCGATCGTCGGCATGGGGTTCCGGATCTCCACGGAAGTGGGGCGCATGAATGTCGACATGGTTTGGGCAGAAATCGCCGTCGCGGCGGTGGCTGGCTCCGCGTTTTACGGGGTGGTGGCACTCATCGAGCGCGCCGTCACGTTCTGGCACCCGTCTGTCCGTGGTGGACAGGCGTAACAAAGTCCGCCTGTCCGTGGTTGGGCAGGCACAACAAAAATGAGGGAACTGACATGAAGACAAGACTTGCATCTCTGCTGCTGGCAAGCGCTTTTTCGCTGTCCGCATTCCAGGCGATCGCCGCCGACAAGGTGGTGTTGCAGTTGAAATGGGTCACCCAGGCCCAGTTCGCCGGCTACTATGTTGCCAAGGACAAGGGCTTCTACGAAGAGGAAGGCCTCGACGTCGAGATCAAGCCGGGCGGCCCGGATATCGCGCCTCCCCAAGTGATCGCCGGCGGCGGCGCCGACGTCGTCGTTGACTGGATGCCGTCGGCGCTTGCGACCCGCGAGAAGGGTGTCGCTCTCGTCAATATCGCGCAGCCGTTCAAGTCTTCCGGCATGATGCTGACCTGCCTGAAGGAATCCGGCGTCGCCACGCCTGCTGATTTCAAGGGCAAGACACTCGGCGTCTGGTTCTTCGGCAACGAATATCCGTTCCTCTCCTGGATGAGCCAGCTTGGCCTCAAGACCGATGGCGGCCCGGATGGCGTCACGGTCCTGAAGCAGGGCTTCAACGTCGATCCGCTGATCCAGAAGCAGGCGGCCTGTATCTCCACCATGACCTACAATGAATACTGGCAGGTCATTGACGCTGGCATCAAGCCCGAGGATCTCGTGACCTTCAAGTATGAAGACCAGGGCGTCGCGACGCTCGAGGACGGCCTCTATGCACTGGAAGACAAGCTCAAGGACCCTGCCTTCAAGGAAAAGATGGTCAAGTTCGTGCGTGCCTCGATGAAGGGCTGGAAATATGCCGAGGCCAATCCGGATGAAGCAGCCGGCATCGTACTCGAAAACGATGCGACGGGCGCCCAGACGGAAGAGCACCAGAAGCGCATGATGGGTGAGATCGCCAAACTGACAGCCGGCTCGAACGGCGCGCTCGACGAAGCGGACTTCAAGCGCACCGTCGCTTCCCTGCTCAAGGGCGGCTCCGATCCGGTCATCACCAAGGAACCGGTCGGCGCGTTTACCCACGAGATCACGGACGCTGCCCTGAAATAGGCCGCGACGTACCATTTTAAGAACGAAACGCGCGGACCGACACCGCGCGTTTCTCATTTGCAACACTCACCAGCCGCTTCTGGCCACAAAACGACACAAACGAAAAGTTGTATTGATGGGACTCAACAAATAAAATAATGAGGCACCATTCTTGTTTGGTATCTCCTTGCATAGCCGAAAGGCGCTCACTAAATAGAGCCCCGTGGCATTTTGAGGAGGATGCGGGGGAAATTTTTCGCTTATCGAGACCGAAGCGGTATTTTCTTCCCTTCCAGCAGTAGACGACGACACGTCCTTTTCTTGGAAATGTGCGGCGTCAGCGAACTGAACTATCCGGAATTTGAGGAAAGTGAGCCGATGGCCCGTAACAAGACATTTGCGTTTGGTGTTTCTGCTGCCCTGATGCTGACTTTCATTTCGAGCGCCGCATTCGCGGATGAAGCCACCGCGCCCAAGGCCGAGCAGGCACTGCCTTCAATCGTCATAACCCAGGTTGAGAACAAGCCCGTCGTCGATCGCGTGGTGGCAACGGGCGCCATAAAGGCCGTGGAGGAGATCTATGTCTCTCCGCTGGTTGACGGGCTCTCAATCCGCACTTTGAACGCCGATGTCGGCGACCGGGTCGAAGCCGAAAGCACGCTGGTGACGTTGAACGAGGACATGTTGCTCCTGCAGAAGAGCCAGTATGCCGCAAGCCTCGCCAAGGCAAATGCGTCACTCGCACAATACCAGGCACTCCTTGCCGAAGCCCGGGCCAACGCCGAGGAAGCTGTGCGGGTAAGCGGGCGGTCCATGAAACTCTCGGAAGCCGGAACCATCTCCACGGCCCAGCGCGATCAGGAAAAGGCCGCGGCAACCGCGGCGTTGGCGCGCGTCAACTCGGCTGAACAATTTGTTGCAGTGGCCACGGCGGAGATCAAGGTCGTCGAAGCCCAGATATCCGATCTGGACCTGCGCCTCGCCCG
This genomic window contains:
- a CDS encoding efflux RND transporter periplasmic adaptor subunit; this translates as MARNKTFAFGVSAALMLTFISSAAFADEATAPKAEQALPSIVITQVENKPVVDRVVATGAIKAVEEIYVSPLVDGLSIRTLNADVGDRVEAESTLVTLNEDMLLLQKSQYAASLAKANASLAQYQALLAEARANAEEAVRVSGRSMKLSEAGTISTAQRDQEKAAATAALARVNSAEQFVAVATAEIKVVEAQISDLDLRLARTEVKTPVSGIVSARKAKIGAIANGTGEPLFTIIRDGAVEMQADITESDLIKLAIGQRAKVTLADGKTEVDGKIRLISPMVDAQTRLGTVYISLSEPEKARVGMYADAQIIIEEKQAIVLPLTAVTVGHDETVVRKVDDGIVHLTPVTTGIQDGEFIEITTGLKPGDKVVAKAGAYVRDGDKINPVTSAATATN
- a CDS encoding ABC transporter permease → MNSGLLIGALAFWLVAWAINEWLVRRKFANRTAARAARLAVPLIFGITILVLWEGLVRGLNVPSVLLPPPSMIWARLINSLPTLWADFRQTFLKAVITGYALGCGLGFLVAITIDRSPFLQKGLLPLGNFVSALPVIGVAPIMVMWFGFDWQSKVAVVVIMTFFPMLVNTVSGLAATSSMERDLMRTYAASWFQRLIKLRLPAAWPFIFNALKINSTLALIGAIVAEFFGTPIVGMGFRISTEVGRMNVDMVWAEIAVAAVAGSAFYGVVALIERAVTFWHPSVRGGQA
- a CDS encoding ABC transporter substrate-binding protein, which produces MKTRLASLLLASAFSLSAFQAIAADKVVLQLKWVTQAQFAGYYVAKDKGFYEEEGLDVEIKPGGPDIAPPQVIAGGGADVVVDWMPSALATREKGVALVNIAQPFKSSGMMLTCLKESGVATPADFKGKTLGVWFFGNEYPFLSWMSQLGLKTDGGPDGVTVLKQGFNVDPLIQKQAACISTMTYNEYWQVIDAGIKPEDLVTFKYEDQGVATLEDGLYALEDKLKDPAFKEKMVKFVRASMKGWKYAEANPDEAAGIVLENDATGAQTEEHQKRMMGEIAKLTAGSNGALDEADFKRTVASLLKGGSDPVITKEPVGAFTHEITDAALK